A single Thermosynechococcus vestitus BP-1 DNA region contains:
- a CDS encoding B12-binding domain-containing radical SAM protein, giving the protein MNLRRSSDEIKLVPEMTSGRVPYTPRNHRRILCIFPRYSRSFGTFHHAYPLMGTVRAFMPPQGILLVAAYLPESWEVRLIDENVRPATDADYAWADIVITSGMHIQRPQILEINEIAHRHGKLTALGGPSVSSCPEYYPDVDILHLGELGDATDKMIAYFDEYGSQRPPQQLIFATTARLPLSEFPVPAYQHVRMENYFLGSIQFSSGCPFRCEFCDIPELYGRNPRLKTPQQILKELDTMLASGNPGAVYFVDDNFIGNRRAVMELLPHLIDWQKANGYPLQFACEATLNIAQSPKLLEMMREAYFCTIFCGIETPEPEALHAIHKDQNLSMPILQAVQTLNSYGMEVVSGIIIGFDTDTPQTGDRILEFIRASHIPTLTINLLHALPRTPLWRRLEAEGRLNHDENRESNVEFLMPYEEVVEMWRRTITTAYEPEFLYQRFAYQMEHTYPNRIAVPNSPARLSRENILRGLRIMKNLLWHVGLWGSYRKTFWKLAWPALKKGQIEQVIHVGVVGHHLINFAQECARGDEAASFYAQRLRPKNTTPSSPKPAIKLPVKLR; this is encoded by the coding sequence ATGAACCTCCGTCGGAGCAGCGATGAGATAAAACTGGTTCCCGAGATGACCAGTGGTCGAGTCCCCTATACCCCCCGTAACCATCGGCGCATCCTCTGCATTTTTCCCCGCTACAGCCGCTCCTTTGGTACGTTTCACCACGCCTACCCTCTCATGGGCACGGTACGCGCCTTTATGCCACCCCAAGGAATTTTATTGGTGGCCGCCTATCTTCCAGAATCTTGGGAGGTGCGCCTGATTGATGAAAATGTACGCCCAGCAACCGATGCTGACTACGCTTGGGCTGATATTGTCATTACCAGTGGCATGCACATTCAGCGGCCACAAATTTTAGAAATCAACGAAATTGCCCATCGTCACGGTAAACTCACTGCCCTTGGCGGGCCCTCGGTCTCCAGTTGTCCGGAATACTATCCCGATGTGGATATTCTCCACCTAGGGGAACTGGGGGATGCCACGGACAAGATGATTGCCTACTTTGATGAATACGGTAGCCAGCGTCCACCCCAGCAACTCATTTTTGCAACCACTGCTCGATTGCCCCTCAGTGAATTTCCTGTGCCGGCCTACCAGCATGTGCGCATGGAAAACTATTTCCTCGGCAGTATTCAGTTTTCCAGTGGCTGTCCCTTTCGCTGTGAGTTTTGCGATATTCCCGAACTCTATGGCCGCAATCCGCGTTTGAAAACGCCGCAGCAGATCCTCAAGGAATTGGACACAATGCTGGCCTCAGGGAATCCGGGGGCAGTCTATTTTGTGGATGATAACTTCATTGGCAATCGGCGCGCCGTGATGGAACTGCTGCCGCACCTCATTGACTGGCAAAAAGCCAATGGCTACCCGCTGCAATTTGCCTGCGAAGCAACACTGAATATTGCCCAAAGCCCAAAACTTCTAGAAATGATGCGGGAAGCCTATTTCTGTACGATTTTCTGTGGCATTGAAACGCCAGAACCTGAAGCCCTCCATGCTATCCATAAGGATCAAAACCTGAGTATGCCAATTTTACAGGCGGTGCAAACCCTCAATAGTTACGGCATGGAAGTGGTTTCTGGCATCATTATTGGCTTTGATACGGATACTCCACAAACCGGCGATCGCATCCTTGAGTTTATTCGCGCTTCCCACATCCCCACCTTAACGATTAACCTGCTGCACGCCCTACCCCGTACTCCCCTCTGGCGTCGCTTGGAAGCGGAAGGCCGCCTCAACCACGACGAAAACCGCGAGTCCAATGTTGAGTTCCTCATGCCCTACGAAGAAGTGGTAGAAATGTGGCGCCGCACTATCACGACTGCCTATGAACCGGAGTTTCTCTACCAGCGGTTTGCCTATCAAATGGAACACACCTATCCCAACCGCATTGCGGTGCCCAATAGTCCAGCTCGCCTCAGCCGTGAAAATATCCTGCGGGGACTGCGGATTATGAAAAATCTCCTCTGGCACGTGGGGCTTTGGGGGAGCTACCGCAAGACGTTCTGGAAACTGGCATGGCCTGCCCTGAAAAAAGGCCAAATTGAACAAGTGATCCACGTGGGTGTGGTGGGGCATCATCTAATTAACTTTGCCCAAGAATGTGCCCGCGGTGATGAAGCAGCCTCCTTCTATGCCCAACGGCTACGCCCAAAAAACACAACACCTAGCTCCCCCAAACCTGCCATCAAGTTGCCAGTCAAACTGCGTTAA
- a CDS encoding DMT family transporter: MVAMKEVMPHTSPLWIAGVRLVPAGLLVLGVAIALGKPQPNTLGAWGWISLFALVDGFLFQGLLATGLSKTGAGLGSVMIDSQPLAVALLSRWLYQERVGGWGWLGLLLGLGGISAIGLGDDLLPLLHQPSAWQGIPWGQWWQRGELWMLLAALSMAVGTILMRPLARYADPVVATGWHMVLGGLPLLIWPSLNTPAPWAALQWSDVLNLGYATLFGSALSYGVFFYFAAKGNLTSLSALTFLTPVFALTFGHWFLGETLSQVQLLGVGLTLVSIYIINQRQVLGQWWQQLPLPTRLRESATSVSVKVVDEMK; this comes from the coding sequence ATGGTGGCCATGAAGGAGGTTATGCCCCATACCTCGCCGCTGTGGATTGCCGGTGTGCGCCTTGTGCCCGCAGGCCTACTGGTTTTAGGGGTGGCGATCGCCCTCGGTAAGCCCCAACCCAATACCTTGGGAGCCTGGGGATGGATTAGTCTTTTTGCCCTTGTGGATGGCTTTTTATTTCAGGGGCTTCTGGCCACTGGCCTATCCAAAACGGGCGCAGGTCTTGGCTCTGTGATGATTGACTCCCAACCCCTGGCGGTAGCCCTGTTGTCCCGCTGGCTGTATCAAGAGCGAGTTGGCGGTTGGGGTTGGCTGGGGCTCTTGCTTGGCCTAGGGGGCATTAGTGCCATTGGTCTAGGTGATGATCTATTGCCTTTGCTCCATCAACCCAGCGCATGGCAAGGTATTCCTTGGGGACAGTGGTGGCAGCGGGGCGAGCTGTGGATGCTATTGGCTGCCCTCTCGATGGCAGTGGGGACGATTCTCATGCGTCCCTTAGCACGCTACGCGGATCCCGTTGTGGCGACCGGCTGGCACATGGTCTTGGGCGGGTTGCCGCTGTTGATTTGGCCGAGCTTAAATACCCCAGCGCCTTGGGCGGCCCTACAGTGGTCGGATGTCCTCAACCTTGGCTATGCGACTCTCTTTGGCAGTGCGCTGTCCTACGGTGTCTTTTTCTATTTCGCTGCCAAGGGAAATCTCACCAGTCTCAGTGCCCTAACATTTCTCACCCCAGTATTTGCTCTCACCTTTGGGCATTGGTTCTTGGGGGAAACCCTGAGTCAGGTTCAGTTATTAGGAGTGGGTCTGACGCTCGTTAGCATTTACATCATTAATCAGCGGCAAGTGCTTGGGCAGTGGTGGCAACAACTCCCCTTACCCACCCGCTTGCGGGAGTCGGCAACGTCTGTCAGCGTTAAGGTGGTTGATGAGATGAAGTAG
- a CDS encoding IS5-like element ISTel4 family transposase (programmed frameshift), giving the protein MRTPDYRRHDISDRVWERLEPHLPGRRGSWGGVAKDNRQFINAVFWILRTGAPWRDLPPEYGDWKNVHRRFCRWRDKGVWEKVLEQLIDEPDYEWLIIDATHVKVHPHATGAKGGNQGHGPYKRGLNTKIHLAVDAHGMPLRMVITAGTTADCRQAATLIEGIDAKYLLADKGYDSDALIAQAKEHGMQPVIPSRRHRRQRRECDKQLYRLRHLVENAFLHLKRWRGIATRYAKNTASFLAAVHIRCIAIWASIS; this is encoded by the exons ATGAGGACACCTGACTACCGTCGCCACGATATTTCCGACCGGGTTTGGGAGCGGTTGGAACCGCATCTACCTGGACGCCGAGGGAGCTGGGGGGGTGTGGCGAAAGACAACCGGCAGTTCATCAATGCGGTGTTCTGGATACTGCGCACCGGCGCCCCTTGGCGGGATTTACCCCCGGAGTACGGAGATTGGAAGAACGTGCATCGAAGGTTCTGCCGCTGGCGAGACAAAGGCGTGTGGGAAAAGGTCCTTGAGCAGTTGATCGACGAGCCCGATTACGAATGGTTGATCATCGATGCTACTCATGTCAAAGTCCACCCTCATGCCACAGGGGCCAAAGGCGGCAACCAAG GACATGGGCCGTACAAAAGGGGGCTCAATACCAAGATACATCTGGCCGTGGATGCGCATGGTATGCCGCTGCGAATGGTTATCACAGCAGGTACCACTGCGGATTGTCGCCAAGCTGCAACCTTGATCGAAGGAATCGATGCAAAGTACCTGTTGGCGGACAAAGGCTACGACAGTGATGCCCTCATCGCCCAAGCCAAAGAGCATGGGATGCAGCCTGTCATCCCTTCGCGCAGACATCGCAGACAGCGACGTGAATGCGACAAGCAGTTGTATCGGCTTCGTCATCTGGTTGAGAATGCTTTTTTGCATCTCAAGCGTTGGCGAGGTATTGCCACGCGATACGCCAAAAATACGGCTTCTTTCCTTGCTGCTGTGCACATCCGTTGTATCGCCATTTGGGCATCAATCTCGTGA
- the cbiD gene encoding cobalt-precorrin-5B (C(1))-methyltransferase CbiD, translating into MGYTLPVFATAAAVAALRCLTEGACPQQVTLALLRPNRCETLPIAQGACLDAQQALAITYSEPSDALDLTRYTPIWAWVRWQDPVTAPKIQIEGGFGVGRDRATGKAAIYRYARLLLTTNLLLYCPKERAIAVTIVLPQGRDLAERTSNAAFGIVEGLSLLGTTGIAQPLTAPEQLDRYREDLAEKAAQSSTLVFCIGENGLQVAQQLQIPPSRCVKTANWLGPMLVAAAHYEVQQLLLLGYHGKLIKLAAGIFHTHHHLADARQEILTAFCALAGLDLEMLHQVWQAPTVEAALKFLERMVPHVLPEILSHIAHRIDQRATAYIHAHCAAPIGRSLQVGCALFGRDRQIVATSGAGNIILREISIR; encoded by the coding sequence ATGGGTTATACGCTACCGGTTTTTGCAACGGCGGCGGCTGTTGCGGCATTGCGCTGTCTCACAGAAGGTGCCTGTCCTCAACAGGTGACCCTTGCCCTCCTACGCCCCAATCGCTGTGAAACCCTACCCATTGCCCAAGGAGCCTGCTTAGATGCCCAACAGGCCTTGGCCATAACCTACAGTGAACCCAGTGACGCCCTTGATCTTACCCGCTATACCCCCATCTGGGCTTGGGTGCGCTGGCAAGACCCTGTAACGGCTCCCAAAATTCAGATTGAGGGGGGCTTTGGGGTGGGGCGCGATCGCGCCACGGGCAAGGCAGCAATCTATCGCTATGCCCGTTTGTTGTTGACCACCAATCTGTTGCTCTACTGTCCGAAAGAGCGGGCGATCGCTGTCACCATTGTCCTACCCCAAGGACGGGACTTGGCAGAGCGCACCTCAAATGCTGCTTTTGGGATTGTTGAGGGACTTTCCCTCCTAGGGACAACCGGCATTGCCCAACCCCTCACTGCCCCGGAGCAACTGGACCGCTATCGCGAAGACTTAGCCGAGAAAGCCGCTCAATCCTCCACTCTTGTCTTTTGCATTGGTGAGAATGGCCTGCAAGTGGCGCAACAACTCCAGATTCCCCCTTCCCGCTGCGTGAAAACTGCCAATTGGCTCGGTCCAATGCTGGTGGCAGCGGCCCACTACGAGGTTCAACAGTTGCTTCTCTTGGGTTACCACGGCAAATTAATTAAACTTGCGGCGGGCATTTTCCATACCCATCACCACCTGGCGGATGCTCGCCAAGAAATTCTCACCGCCTTTTGTGCCCTTGCCGGTTTAGACCTAGAGATGCTGCATCAGGTGTGGCAAGCGCCAACGGTTGAGGCTGCCCTCAAATTTTTGGAAAGAATGGTTCCCCACGTCTTGCCTGAGATTCTCAGCCACATTGCCCACCGCATTGATCAACGGGCCACTGCCTATATCCATGCCCATTGTGCCGCTCCTATCGGACGGTCATTGCAAGTCGGCTGTGCCTTGTTTGGGCGCGATCGCCAAATTGTCGCCACCAGTGGGGCAGGAAACATCATTTTGAGAGAAATCAGCATACGGTAG
- a CDS encoding CTP synthase produces MTKYVFVTGGVVSSIGKGIVAASLGRLLKSRQYSVSILKLDPYINVDPGTMSPFQHGEVFVTDDGAETDLDLGHYERFTDTPMSRLNSVTTGSIYQAVINKERRGDYMGGTVQVIPHITNEIKERILRVAKDKNPDVVIIEIGGTVGDIESLPFLEAIRQFRTEVGRHHVLFMHVTLVPWIPSAGEMKTKPTQHSVKELRSIGIQPDILICRCDRPLVPGIKEKLSQFCDVPVECVIPSPDAKSIYEVPLLLEREGLATQVLNLLNLEQRQPDLSQWQALVERLYGSHRPLEVAIVGKYVRLSDAYLSVVEALRHSAIALDQELRIRWVNSEELVENGVETALSNVGAIVVPGGFGIRGVEGKIAAIQYAREQGIPFLGLCLGMQCAVIEWARHIAGLENANSAEFDANTPHPVIHLLPEQQDIVDLGGTMRLGLYACRLAPHSLAEKLYGETVIYERHRHRYEFNNAYRNLFLETGYQITGTSPDGRLVEIIEYPAHPFFIAVQFHPEFRSRPNAPHPLFYGLLAAAAKNSNRDHPQLVPSF; encoded by the coding sequence ATGACGAAATATGTTTTTGTGACCGGCGGTGTTGTCTCCAGTATTGGTAAGGGAATTGTTGCCGCCAGTCTGGGACGGCTGCTGAAATCGCGGCAGTATTCTGTGTCTATTCTCAAGCTTGATCCCTACATCAATGTCGATCCGGGCACGATGAGTCCCTTCCAGCACGGGGAAGTGTTTGTGACCGACGATGGGGCGGAAACGGATTTGGACTTGGGGCACTACGAGCGTTTTACCGATACACCCATGTCCCGCCTCAATAGCGTCACGACGGGATCCATTTACCAAGCAGTGATTAACAAAGAGCGACGCGGTGACTATATGGGGGGAACAGTGCAGGTGATCCCCCACATTACGAATGAGATTAAAGAACGTATTTTACGGGTGGCTAAGGACAAAAACCCCGATGTGGTGATTATTGAAATTGGGGGAACCGTTGGCGATATTGAGTCGCTACCCTTTCTAGAGGCCATCCGCCAGTTTCGCACAGAGGTGGGGCGGCACCATGTGCTGTTTATGCATGTGACTTTGGTGCCTTGGATTCCCTCGGCAGGGGAAATGAAAACAAAACCCACCCAGCACTCAGTGAAGGAGTTGCGCTCCATTGGTATTCAGCCGGATATTCTCATCTGCCGTTGCGATCGCCCCCTGGTACCGGGCATTAAGGAAAAGCTCTCCCAATTCTGTGATGTCCCTGTGGAATGCGTCATTCCCTCGCCGGATGCAAAAAGCATCTATGAAGTGCCCCTGCTGCTTGAGCGCGAAGGCCTTGCGACCCAAGTTCTCAATCTGTTGAACCTGGAACAACGGCAGCCGGATCTCAGTCAGTGGCAAGCCCTTGTGGAGCGGCTCTACGGTTCCCATAGGCCGCTGGAGGTGGCGATCGTCGGTAAATACGTACGCCTCAGTGATGCCTATCTTTCGGTGGTAGAAGCCCTGCGCCATTCAGCGATCGCCCTAGACCAAGAGCTGCGTATCCGCTGGGTCAACTCCGAAGAACTGGTTGAAAATGGTGTTGAAACTGCCCTCAGCAACGTTGGAGCCATCGTTGTGCCGGGAGGCTTTGGCATTCGGGGGGTCGAAGGGAAAATTGCTGCCATTCAATATGCCCGTGAGCAGGGAATCCCCTTTTTGGGGCTGTGCTTGGGAATGCAGTGTGCCGTCATTGAGTGGGCACGCCATATTGCCGGTTTAGAAAATGCCAACAGTGCTGAGTTCGATGCCAATACGCCCCACCCAGTGATTCACCTATTGCCGGAACAGCAGGATATTGTCGATTTGGGGGGAACAATGCGCTTGGGGCTGTATGCCTGCCGCCTAGCCCCCCATTCATTGGCGGAAAAACTCTACGGCGAAACCGTCATCTACGAGCGCCACCGCCATCGCTATGAGTTTAACAATGCCTATCGCAACCTCTTTTTGGAAACGGGCTATCAAATTACGGGCACCTCTCCCGATGGCCGCTTGGTAGAAATTATTGAGTATCCAGCGCACCCCTTCTTTATTGCAGTGCAGTTTCACCCCGAGTTTCGTTCCCGTCCCAATGCACCCCATCCTCTCTTTTACGGCTTGCTGGCCGCCGCCGCTAAAAATTCTAATCGTGATCATCCACAGTTAGTCCCCAGCTTCTAG
- a CDS encoding ArsR/SmtB family transcription factor: MADLPSPELLTHVAEYFKVLSEPSRLQVLCALKQGRRNVSEIIQETGLGQANVSKHLKTLAQAGLVHRQPQGVTVYYEIADPTIFPLCDLVCQRLRQRIEEQSQVVKELVNNFS; encoded by the coding sequence ATGGCTGACCTCCCTTCCCCTGAGTTGCTCACCCACGTTGCCGAGTATTTTAAAGTGCTGTCGGAACCAAGTCGCCTGCAAGTGCTCTGTGCCCTCAAACAAGGGCGGCGCAATGTCTCGGAGATTATTCAAGAGACTGGGTTGGGGCAGGCCAATGTCTCAAAGCACTTGAAAACCCTTGCCCAGGCTGGCCTGGTGCACCGACAGCCCCAAGGGGTTACTGTCTATTACGAAATTGCTGACCCCACCATTTTTCCGCTGTGTGATTTGGTCTGTCAGCGGCTGAGGCAGCGTATTGAGGAGCAATCCCAAGTCGTCAAGGAATTGGTGAATAATTTCTCCTAG
- a CDS encoding IS630 transposase-related protein, with translation METGWEALAADVAPHPDNRFINHAQGFGVEISTMSYALDQRGITGKNGGVS, from the coding sequence TTGGAAACTGGATGGGAGGCCCTAGCGGCAGACGTCGCCCCACACCCCGATAACCGTTTCATCAACCATGCCCAGGGATTTGGGGTAGAAATTTCCACGATGAGTTACGCCCTCGACCAGAGGGGCATCACTGGAAAAAATGGAGGAGTTTCATGA
- the cpdA gene encoding 3',5'-cyclic-AMP phosphodiesterase, whose product MNEPVYLIQLSDLHLFATDEGRLLGLPTAQSLAAVLEATRRHSPNAVLLTGDLAQEPITPTYERLATAFRDFSCPVYWIPGNHDEPRAMVPALERPPLRGDRQIHLGTWQGLLLSSQVEGKVHGELSPETLSWLEATLSHTGDRPTFIALHHPPFETGAPWLDSSRLQNPEDLFAVLDSHPQVKLVLFGHIHQELMTERQGVMYLGCPSTCIQFLPRAPEFSLEPVGPGFRHLSLYPNGTFKTHIERVEIPLTLDFSAKGY is encoded by the coding sequence ATGAATGAACCCGTTTACCTCATCCAGTTATCCGATCTGCATTTATTTGCCACCGATGAAGGCAGACTCCTTGGCCTGCCTACGGCTCAATCCCTAGCCGCTGTTTTAGAGGCAACTCGTCGCCATAGTCCCAATGCCGTGCTCCTAACGGGAGACTTAGCACAGGAACCCATTACCCCTACCTACGAACGTTTAGCCACTGCTTTCAGAGACTTTAGCTGTCCCGTATATTGGATTCCTGGCAACCATGATGAGCCGAGGGCAATGGTGCCGGCCCTTGAGCGTCCGCCGCTACGGGGCGATCGCCAAATCCATCTTGGGACTTGGCAAGGCCTGCTCCTCAGTTCTCAAGTGGAGGGCAAAGTTCATGGTGAATTGAGTCCTGAGACCCTTAGCTGGCTAGAGGCCACCTTGAGTCACACGGGCGATCGCCCCACCTTCATTGCCCTGCACCATCCCCCCTTTGAGACCGGTGCTCCTTGGCTCGATAGTAGCCGCCTACAAAACCCTGAGGACCTTTTTGCCGTGTTAGATTCCCACCCGCAGGTGAAGCTCGTTCTCTTTGGTCACATCCATCAAGAATTGATGACTGAGCGGCAAGGGGTAATGTATCTCGGCTGTCCCTCCACCTGTATCCAGTTTTTGCCCCGTGCCCCTGAATTTTCCCTTGAACCCGTTGGTCCCGGTTTTCGTCATCTATCGCTATACCCCAATGGCACATTTAAAACCCACATTGAGCGGGTAGAAATTCCCCTAACACTGGACTTTAGTGCCAAAGGGTACTAA